The proteins below are encoded in one region of Helianthus annuus cultivar XRQ/B chromosome 2, HanXRQr2.0-SUNRISE, whole genome shotgun sequence:
- the LOC110921927 gene encoding cytochrome P450 81Q32 — protein sequence METFYLILSSLIAIVCITKFIVGKNKNLPPSPFPSLPIVGHLYLLKSPLYRALAKVSNRHGPMLMLQFGTRRTLLVSSPAAVEECLTTNDATFANRPQLLAGKHIGYDYTTITWSNYNGHWRNLRRIASLELLSAQRLHALNPIHMEEARLLVNEVHRRAMRDDGMVEMKSLLFEMMLNVVMMMIAGKRFFGDLVADVEEARRFKGIVKDTFEVMESANVTDYLPWWKWVGGTELEKKMVALRAKRDAFMQDLLDDYKRQPIKENIEEKTNLIQVLVKLQEADPECYKDHVIKGLMLELLSAGSDATSGTMEWMLSLLLNNPQYLKKAQAEIDNYVGEDRLICESDISNLPYLRCIINETMRMYPPGPLLFHESSKDCKVGGYHIPGGTMIVINLWAIHNDPNNWEDPKKFKPERFKEVEGSRDGYKLIPFGSGRRGCPGENFAMLMVGLVVGTLIQCFEWERIDEKMIDMTEGKGITMPRANPLVAKCRSRGKMAKFLS from the exons ATGGAGACATTTTATCTGATCCTCAGCTCCCTCATTGCTATTGTATGCATTACAAAATTTATCGTTGGAAAGAATAAGAATTTACCACCAAGCCCATTCCCATCCTTACCTATAGTTGGTCACCTTTACTTACTCAAAAGTCCTCTCTACCGAGCCCTGGCTAAAGTCTCCAACCGTCATGGTCCAATGCTCATGCTACAATTCGGCACCCGGAGGACACTTTTGGTTTCATCTCCAGCGGCGGTGGAGGAATGCCTGACCACGAATGACGCTACATTTGCCAACCGTCCGCAGTTACTTGCTGGAAAACATATAGGGTATGACTACACCACCATTACCTGGTCAAACTATAATGGTCACTGGCGTAACTTACGACGTATCGCCTCTCTGGAGCTCTTATCGGCTCAGCGCTTACACGCCTTAAACCCTATTCACATGGAGGAAGCCCGGCTCTTGGTTAATGAAGTGCACCGGAGAGCGATGAGAGACGATGGGATGGTGGAGATGAAGTCATTGCTTTTTGAGATGATGTTGAAtgtagtgatgatgatgattgcggGGAAGAGATTTTTTGGTGATTTGGTGGCGGATGTCGAAGAGGCACGGCGGTTTAAGGGGATTGTAAAGGACACGTTTGAAGTGATGGAGTCGGCTAATGTAACCGATTATTTGCCGTGGTGGAAGTGGGTGGGAGGGACAGAGTTGGAGAAGAAGATGGTGGCGTTGAGGGCGAAAAGAGATGCGTTTATGCAAGATTTGTTAGACGACTACAAAAGACAACCGATCAAGGAGAATATTGAAGAGAAGACAAACTTGATTCAGGTTCTAGTGAAGTTGCAAGAAGCAGACCCTGAATGTTACAAGGACCACGTTATCAAAGGATTAATGCTG GAACTACTATCAGCAGGATCTGATGCAACAAGTGGAACAATGGAATGGATGTTATcacttttgttaaacaaccccCAATATCTAAAGAAAGCACAAGCCGAGATCGACAATTATGTTGGTGAAGATCGTCTAATTTGTGAATCCGACATATCCAATCTTCCTTATCTACGATGCATAATAAATGAGACTATGAGAATGTACCCTCCTGGTCCACTACTTTTTCATGAGTCCTCAAAGGATTGTAAAGTGGGAGGGTATCATATCCCAGGTGGGACAATGATAGTGATAAACTTATGGGCCATTCATAATGACCCCAATAATTGGGAAGATCCTAAGAAGTTTAAACCAGAGAGATTTAAAGAGGTGGAAGGTTCAAGAGATGGATATAAGCTAATTCCATTTGGGTCTGGAAGGAGAGGGTGTCCAGGAGAAAACTTTGCCATGCTTATGGTCGGTTTGGTGGTAGGTACGCTTATCCAATGCTTCGAGTGGGAAAGAATTGACGAAAAGATGATTGACATGACCGAAGGAAAGGGAATAACCATGCCAAGAGCTAATCCTTTGGTGGCCAAATGTCGATCTCGTGGAAAGATGGCCAAATTTCTATCTTAA